TTGTGATTACCGGTGGCAGGATGCCAAGCTACCTAGGCTCTAGCTTTGCTTTTATCGGTCCGGTCATCGCCGTAACGGCTTATGCTGGGGTTGGCTTTAATAGCAATCTAGATGTTGCTTTGGGCGGCATTATGGTCTGCGGTATCATTTATGCACTGGTTGGTTTACTGGTTATGAAGACGGGCACTGGCTGGATTGAGAGCTTGATGCCGCCTATTGTCACCGGTGCGATTGTAATGATTATCGGTCTTAATTTAGCACCAGTAACTATTCAAGGCGTATCGGCTAATCAGTTCGATGCGTGGATGGCAGCACTGACCGTACTGCTTATCAGTGGGGTGGCGGTATTTACTCGTGGCATGCTCAGGCGCTTGTTGCTATTGATCGGTTTGATACTGTCTTATGTTATCTACTATCTAGTAACTAATATTATGGGTTATGGGACACCGATTGACTTTAGCGGAGTTCAAGCGGCGGCGTGGATTGGCTTGCCGGATATACATACGCCACGTTTTGAGCTCAGCGCTATCGTTTTAATTGCGCCAGTCGCCTTTATCCTTGTTGCTGAGAATTTGGGTCATTTTAAAGCGGTTGAAGGCATGACCAAAGCTCGAGTGACTCCTTATATGGGTCGAGCATTCTTCGCTGATGGTTTAGCCACCACTTTCTCAGCCGGATTCGGCGGTACCGGGGTGACTACTTATGCTGAGAATATTGGAGTCATGGCGGTGACCAAAGTCTACAGTACGACGATATTTGTCGTAGCTGGGCTGGTCGCTATCTTATTAGGGTTGTCACCCAAGTTTGGCGCTATTATTCAAACTATTCCGCCAGCATTATTGGGCGGTGCTTCTATTATCGTATTTGGTTTAATTGCTATTGCCGGTGCTAAAATTTGGTTGGATAACCGTATTGATTTTACTAAAAATAGCAATCTTATCGTAGCAGCGGTCACCGTTATTATGGGTACTGGCAACTTTAGTCTACATATAGGCGGCTTTGATTTGGGCGGTATTGGTACGGCAACTTTGACTGCTATTGTGCTCAATGCTTTATTTAATCGCCAAAAAGCCTAAGGGTAAATAAAAGGAATTGGGTAAGAGCTTAATGAGTCGTTTTAGCGGTTAGCTCTTTTATTAGTACTTATATCGACATGCCCTAGAATTTACGTTTATAGAATCGGGAAAAGAAGCGATAGCGTCTTAGGGTGCGCGGTTTGGGATTCAGCGAGCCTAGGTAAATGGCGAACATAGTCAGAAATGCGCCGCTCCACTGCAAAGTATTGATGGATTTACCAAGCCAACTGTAATCTATCACTAAGGCTGCAATGGGCTCGCTCAATAGCAGTAGACCGGTGATTGCCAGTGATAGTTTGGGGATAGAGTAAGCGATCAAGCCCCAAGCCAAGCACTGCATGACAGCGCCATATATCAAAATCCAACCGAGCTCAGACCAAGTGCTGGGCATAATATTACCGCTATCTAATATTAGCATCGGTATAATCATCGCCAGTACGCCGCCAACACTAACCAGTTGCATCAATATAAAGATGGGTGTCGGTTCGGTATCATGAGTTTTTCGAATAAAGCTCATAGAGGCGGCGAGCATAGCGCCTGATACGATACCGGTGACAAAACCCCAAGTAGCGGCGGTATTTTGAGCAAATTCGGGACTACCAATCAAAGCTACCCCTAACATGGCTAAGCAAAGACTGATCAATTGTAAAATAGACTGGCGCTCACTGAAGAATAAAAACCCAATAGCGGCTAAGAAAAATATCTGTAAACTGTTTAATAAGGTTGAGATACCGGGACCAACCGCATAAATACTCTCATGCCAAAGCGCTAAGTCTAAACCTAAGAAAACCCCAGATAATAATCCATAGACTACCGCTCGACGCGAACGAGGCAATCGCTGCCCTGTCATTTTCGCTAGTATAGTAAAGACCACGCCTGAGATTGCTAGCCGCCAGAACGACATCGCCCAGCCGCCAATATCCACATGAGCGACAATAAGGCTGCCTAAGCCAAAGATAATACAACCTATCACTAAACCAATAGATGCAGAGCGTGAAGCTGCGTCAGCCATAACTTTTCCTTTGCGTAAATGCCAGCTTTTTCACTCGCTGATATAGCTATTTACCGTTCAAAATGAACCCAAGCTAAAGTTTACTAGATGTCAGAGTTGAATGCGAATGCTGACAATTTTCTGACAGATTCTATAGCTTGCTGTTACACCTTTACTTAATATTGATAGGCGGCTGAGCTGCTATTTGCTAAAGTAACTGCTTGTATTTGAAATGATTATTTACGAAGTGCATTTATAGAGGGTAATAGCTTGAAGCTTTTATTCTAATCACGTTTAATTCTTACTATTGGGTTCTTTTATGGATCAAAGTAATATCTATAAAACCAGCTACAGAACCACTAGCTTGCAAAATATATCGAAGGCTTTTTATTTGCTATTTGCTTCTATAATGGCAACCTTGCTACGTCTATCTATAGCTATCAGTGTGGTAGTTGGTAGTGTTTTTATGGTATCAACTGTGCAAGCAGCCAGCTGCAAAGTCCCTAAAAGTTATTATAAGAATGTCTCTTGTACCGCTGATAGTAATTACTTCTTAGCGAAAAAAGACTTTGGTGCCCCCGTAGCGCTTATCGATAAAAATGGTAAAAAGGTCGCTGACTTAATGGACTTTCAACGGGTCGATGGAGCCAAGATAGCAGGCGGTCTAATGCCAGTACAACGTAACAGCCGGGTCGGTTATGTCAACATGCAAGGCCGGTTAGTGATTCCGACTATGTATGATATTTTAAAAGACGATCAAGGCTGGGCACGTCCCGTATCTGAGGGGCGCATTGTGGTCAAAAGAAATGGTCATTACGGGGTCATTAATACCTCTAATCAAACTATCGTGCCTTTTTCATCCGCCATTACTAATATTGACAATTATCGCGGCGGCATAGCAAAGGTGCGCAAGAACCAAGCGCTAAGCCGGCTGGATAAAAATGGTAAAACGACTAGCGACCCTAATGCCAAAGCCGAAACTAAAGCGCCTGTGCAAGCCTCAGACAATCGAGTGAACCCCTCTATACCCCTTCCTTTTACAACCTTGCAGCCGCATCAGCAAGACGGAAAGTGGGGATTCGTGGATGAGAAAAAGGTAACGATGATTACTTATTCCTTCGATGATGTACGCCCTTTTTCTGAGGGTTTAGCTGGGGTGCGTGTCGATGATAATTGGGGATTTGTTAACTTAGGCGGCGATTTAGTCATCCCTTTTCGTTATGATAATAAGATAACTAAAGCCCATGACAATTATAACGGCGTATCCGCTTTTGTCTTTAATAATGGCAAAGCTTGGGTGGGCAATCTCAACAATGGCGATAAAATGTGTATTGATAAACAGGGCGAAACCGTTAGTTGTGATTGATAAGGTTAATATAGTCAGTTGAAAGTAAGGATTTTAAAGTGACTCAACTATATGTCCAACAATACCGCTTGAACATAGCTGGCTTTTACATAAAAACAGCGCTAGAGGTTGTTTAAAACTTCTAGCGCTGTTTTTTTTCAACACGTCCTAATCTAATAAATGCTTTTGGATCAATTCAACCAAGTAGGGCTGATAGTAGGTAGGGATGTCATGAGCCATACCTTCTATCAAATGAAAAGCTGCATTGGGAATGGTTTTGGCAACCACCCGCCCTTGTGAAGCTGGCAGTAGACCATCGGCGCTACCATGAATCACGATAGTTGGGGCTTTAACTTGCTTACTAAAGCGGCTGATAGAGCCTGAAGCTAAAATAGCATTAAGCTGCTGCACTGTACCTAAAGGATGGAAATTGCGCTGATAGCGTATCTTGGCAATCTCACGTACAGTACGCACATTGACATGCCCTGGCGTTCCTACGGTCTTCATAAACCAAACGCTATGACGCACAATATCGCGCTCAGAATGACTCTCAGGACGATTGATCAGGGTGTATAGCTGTTTTGGTCTAGGAGGCTTCAAAAAGGCGCGGTTGGTGGTGGTAAACATAAGTGCCATACGTTTTACTAAGCTTGGATAACGCGCAGCAGCGATCTGAGCGATCATACCGCCCATTGAGGCGCCGAGCAGATGAGTGCTGCCAAGATTTAACGCCTTAATTAGCCGTACCGTATCTTCTGCCATATCGGTCAAATTATAAGCGACCTGCTGACTCTTATTCGATAATCCGGTTTGTAAGCGCATCATCATCTTTAGCTGGCTAACCCGAGGTAGACCTTCGATTTGAACTTTGGAGGACAGGCCGATATCACGATTGTCAAAACGGATCACAAAGAATCCGGCATCAATCAAACGTTTAACAAAATCGTTTGGCCAAAAAACCATCTGTGAGCCCAATCCCATAATCATTAGTAAAGGGGGATTGGTAGGATCACCGCCAGCCTCAACGCACAGCTCAATACCATCTCCGATATCGATCATGGCCTGATAGAGATCATCATTTAGATCAGAGGCACGCCAAGCATGCTTACCAAATTGCTGCCATGCCGGCGTGGGATAATAGTAAGAGACTGCTGAAGAGTCAGCAGCATCAAGATCATCAGAATGACTGAAGGATTGTGAATGTTTTGGGTCGATCATAAGCTTTCCTATTTAGAGTATCGTTAACTAAAAGGCTATTAATCAAAACTCTACCATCTCAAAATCAAGCTTGCCCACACCGCATTCAGGGCATGTCCAGTCATCAGGGATATCCTCCCATTTAGTACCGGGAGCTATCCCTTCTTCTGGGCAGCCAAGCTCTTCGTCGTAAATCCAGCCACAAACAATACATTCATAACGTTTCATATTTATTCCTATCGATCGATATCAACTTTATAACCTACTTTTAGGCTTTGCCTCAAGGTTATACTGATACTATAAAAGCGCACGTAGTTTAGCATATAACTAGACTGACATGATTAAGTTTACACTTGTATATTGAGATAAATATGTGTTTATCAAGTTCAAATTTAGCGTTCAGTCAATTTTTCTATTTTCCTTTATTGACTCTCTTTTTATGCTACTAAGCCGCTAAAATAAAGCCAGTTATGCTATGATAGCCGCCATTAATTTCACTATTATATATTGCTAATGGCTGATATATCAGGGCTTGCCTCTATCAGTCGTTTAAGTTAAGGATCGCTATGAGCGCTACTGCTAAACCTCTTAATACTGAGTCTGAACTGTCTGATGATATAACTACGGATCATCCTTTTTGGCAAATCATCCGCACAGTTCCTGACTTTCCTAAACCGGGCATTGACTTTTATGACATTACGCCCTTACTGCGCAGTCATATTAATGAGGTTATTGATGCATTACTAGCGGCTTTACCTAAAGGTCTTATGGACGAGGTCGATTGTCTAGGCGCGGTCGAAGCGCGCGGGTTTGTATTTGCAAGCTTGCTGGCAGGTAGGCTGGGTAAGGGTATGATTTTATTACGTAAACCGGGTAAACTACCTCCTCCAGTTGCTAATAAAGCTTATGCTCTAGAATACGGCAAAGATACACTGGAGATGCAAAATAACCTACCTCCTGAGCGAGTATTATTGGTAGATGACATTTTGGCGACAGGCGGTACGTTGACCACGGCTTATGAGCTTTGCAAATCTGCTGAACACACCGTAGTAGGGGCTTTAGTATTGTTAGACTTAGTCGATTTGCACGGCAAATTTCCCGTACCTGTTTATACGGTGTTGAGGGCATAAAAATACTTGAGGATAAAACTGGATAAAAGTATAAATGAACAAAGGGCATACAATTTGAGTAGCTACTGTTATTGATTCTATTCAGTTGCCGCTATAGGCTAAGGGTATATAAAGGTTGAGCTAACGGTTTAAACTGCTCATTTAAGTAGTTGATTTAAAATAAACCTTAATTTGGTCCCATTTAAATATATAGCTTAAACATACAGTCTTTAACAACAATAAGTGTTCATAACTGGTAAATCTTAATTGATTTACCAGTCTTTTTTTAGATGATAATAAAGGAGAAACCATGGCTAGTATTAATCGCTCACGTCTTGCTATGCTAACCGCTAGTGTGAGTACTGCTCTGATGCTCAGTGCCTGCCAGCCTGCCAATGATACTGATGTCATAGACGGAGCAGCAACAGAAGATGTCGCAACCGTTGATATGACTGAAGCTGAAGCTGCGGCAGTAAACGATGCTCATGAGATGGCAGCAGAGGGTAGGCCAACGACGCCTATGTATAAAGAGTACAATGATTCGATGATCAAGATGCATGATGAGATGATGGATGGTATGAACTACAATGATCCTGACGCTGCATTTGCTAAAGGTATGCTCGGTCATCATATTGGTGCGGTCGACATGGCAGAGATTCAACTCAAATATGGCAGTGATCCAGAAATGCGTCAGTTGGCACAAGAGATTATCGATGCTCAGAAAGCTGAGATAGAACAGATGCAAACTTGGCTCGCTAACAATCCTGATGCTGCTGAAGCTACTGCTGATACTGCAGCCATGCAAAAGGCTTATGCGGATGGTATGGACGCAATGCATGATGAGATGATGCTCGGTATCGCTGACCCTGACCCGGATATGGCCTTTGCTCGTGGTATGTTACCGCATCATGTGGGCGCGGTAGATATGGCAGAAGTACAGCTCAAATACGGCAAGGATGCAGAGATGCGCAATCTGGCGCAAGAGGTTATCGATGCTCAGCAGCCTGAAATTGAGCAAATGCGTAACTGGATTACTGCTAATGGTGGTAAGGTGCCGGGTGCTTAGTTTTGGTTTTTAAAAATACTAGGGTTTAGAAACGATGTTTAAAAAGCGTCCTGATTTATAGTCAGGGCGCTTTTTAATTTTTGTTAGTAATTTTTAATAATACCATGCGCTAGTGATTATATACTGATAGCGGTATAATAAATTTCTTTAAGTTTGAAGAATTAATTATTTGGTAAAGTTGATATTTATTGCTATTTGAACACCTGAAATAATATTTCTAATTTCATTAAAGGTTATTTTTTGTATACTTAAAATGCTATAATATTTCTATTAGAATAAATAAGTTGTTTGAACTATTCGGTTGTAGAGACTATAAACTCTATTAGTGCAAAGAAGACTTTGATCCAAAATCATAAAGCAATTAGAAGGGAGTTTTAAATTGGACGATGAAAGGCAGTATCCTCATAGTGCTATCGCAACATGGAGTGGGTTTGTATATCAAGGCAAAGTTGCTCTTTATCATTGTTTAAAGTTGATAATTGAAGGTTACGATGATTTCGAACTACAGTTAGATAGCACTGAAGATTTTGCAATTTACAGAGATGGGTTACTTGTGAGTGCTCACCAAGTAAAGGCAATGGTTAGTGAGTATCGTTCGAGTTATAAAAGTGCTCTGGAGAAAGCTGCCGAAATTGAAGGAGATAGAATTGAAGATTCCGTTAGGTACTTACATGTTTCTGTAAATCTGAATGATGTAAACGATTATACTGCCGATAACGGGGAATTGGTAAAAATCTATAGGTATGGTACTAAAAAGTACTGTGGGCTCGGAGATATTAAAGGTCTTAGTGAGAGTCTAATTTTAGAGATATTTGAAAATAACAATGTTGAAGCTCCTTTATCGACAGATGAATCCTACCTAAAAACGAACTATTCTGCGATATCAGAAAAAATCAGTACCAATGCCATAGAAACTCATAGAAAAATACAAGTAGATAAAATACCTAAAGATGAAGCTGCATATTGTTCGAGAATCCATGTAAAAGATATAATAAGTTCTTTGTTTAATAATAATCCTTATGAAAATATCAAATATTTCACATCAACGCTCAAGGCTGATTTATCTGACTATATGGAAGAAAAAATAGCTAACAACCTGAATGGATTATCAAACGAACAAATGATAAGAGCTCGATATCTCTTTGAACATATTTATAAATTAGAAGATGAATATTTAAAAAGATTATGTCAGTTAATAAATCCATGTGAAAATTTTTCAAAGGTTCGAGATTCTGATATTTTTCACTATTCTAGTCTTATTCAAAAATTTTGTATAGATCCAGTTTTTGATGGAGTACCGCATTATCGAGACAAAGAGAATAATTTTTATTTACCTACTGCTATCTCTTTAATAGATGAAGACGGGACTACTCAATGTATTAATCAAATTATAAAACAAGCTAAGAATAACAATCACCTTCTACAATTACTATACGAATATGGAAACCTTATAGCCTCTCATACTCCTAAGTCTTTTGTAGTCAACTCTAAAATAACTAACATAAGCGATCAAGACACTGCTAACAGCGTAGAACAATATGACAATATAATAAAACCTTTACATGTACGTATAGTAAAAATTAATGATGCAGAGGAACTAATAAATGCTTAAGGATATTCTCAGTGATGCATTAGAAGAACATGATTTCAGACTTGAATCTGAAACAGAGTTTAGCAAATATTACATCCTCCAAGAAGAAAGCGCTATTAGGTTTGCAATAATATATGAACTATATGATGTAGTATCAGCCGAAGAACTAAATACACTGGTTACTAAAAACTCTCCTTCTTCGTTTTTAGAGAACCCAGCTTATAAAAAAAACTCTGATTTAATCTGTATTCTAAAAATTGAACATTTGGCTAGCTTTAAATCTATCGAAGACGAGATTTTCGCCATAGAAGAAGACCCCTATCAATATAAAAAATACGTTCTTTATTATATTGATGCAGAAGAAGCTATAATTAAAGATATCAATTTTAATGACCTTAAAAAAGTTATATCTGATAAACATCAATTTACACAGTATAAGATTGACCCTCTCCAACCTTCTATGTATAGCTTAGCAGCAAGAATATTCATAAAACTACCATTTTTAGAGTTACCTCATAATAATGACAAGTTAATACCATTAAAGCACCAAGCGCAAGAAGCAGTAAGTGAGAATGAGTTATCATCTTTATATGAGAAGATCCAAAAATCTCAAACTATGGAATATGATGAAGATAAATTAATCGAGGAACTGATTAACAATGAAATGGAAAATATCTAGAATTGAAATATCAAGTTTCAAAGCTTTCAAGCATATTTTACTCGACGCGGAAGACTCTTCTCTCGTTACACTTGACGGTCCAAATGGATTCGGAAAAACTAGTACATTTGATGCAATTGAGTTACTTTTAACTGGTCAAATTTCTCGAATAAAACGTTTGTTTAGAGTTGTGATGCTAGATAAAAAGAAAAATTATACAGATAACCTTTATTGGAATACGCGATCTTCTCATTTAGATATTTGGATCAAAATTGAATTTAAGGATGAAGAGAATACGCTTGTTTTAGCTAGGAAAGCAAGTGTTGAAGATGTTGAGAAGAAAACAAATAATAAAGCAGATATTTTCGACTATTTCTTTCTTTATGAATTGGAATGTTTTGAATCTAACGATTTTTATACTCAGAACATGCGTGATGAAAGTTTCATAAAAAGTAAGTTCGGAGAAGGGTTTGTTGAAAATTACTCGATACTCAATTATTTGGAACAAGGTCAGAATCAATATCTTTTATCAACGAAGGTTGATAAAAGAAAAAATGACCTCGAGAATTTGATAAAAACTTCAGAAATAAATATTGAGATTGGAAACTGTAAATCAGTTGAAAGAAAGCTTTCTTCATTCATTAATAATTCAGATAGAGCCAAAAAAAAGATAGAACTTGAAACTAGACGTAGCTCTCTTCTTGAAACGTTAGGAGGAGATCAAGATAGTAATAACTATATAAGAATTAGTACAACTGCCGCTATTCCTACTTGGGATATGGAAGCTCTTCCTTCTAGTTATCGTTCAGAAGATTACACCATGTACGAAAGCGAAGTGCAGGAATTAATAAATTTAGTACCATTTAAGGAGGCAATAAAGAATAGAATATACAATATCAAAATCGATACTTACTTGTCTTCAAACAAAGAATTGATAAAAATTTTAGCAAAAGTAGGAAATGACATTTATTTAAAAGAAGAATTAGATAAAGCTAAAAAAGAGATTGATTTACTGCAAATCGCTAAAGCAATACTCCAGAAAGATGAAAAAGAAATAAAATTCTCTGAAATTCAACAAAATGCAGTGTTAAATTCTAGTAATATTGAACACCTTGAGATTATGATTATTTATCGTAATGAATTACTAAGTAGCACAAGCGAGAAGTCAGCTATAGCTAATGAACTCCATAATCTTAAAGAAAAAATTATAAAAGAGCACTACAAATTACACCCCAATGATCATTCTTGCCCTCTTTGCAATACTGATTGGCATTCTCAAGAGAAACTTCTCTCAGTAATTAAAGAAAGGGAAGAATCTATTGCCGATAGTTTAAGTTCTGAGGATAAGAAACTTTATGAACTGTTATCACTAATAAGAGCAGATCTCGACATTATCTTAGAAAGCATTAATAGTAAATATGAGCCACTCATTATTAACTATCAGTCTGAGCTACATCAGTTTTTAATAAATAACCATGAAAAAATTACAAATATCGAGAGTTTGATTGATCGCTTAAAAGAATTGAATATCCCATACCCTATTAGTTTTGTTGCTAACAATGTAGAAGTAGATGAAAACTTTTTAGCCCTGTCAAACTCAATTAGGTTATTAAAAAAAATTGAAAACCAAATCTTACCGATAAATTGGGAAAATACAATAACTACAGTATTTAAGGATATTGAAGATTTCTATAAAGTTCAAAGTGATGATTTGTTGAAAAAAATAAAATATATCATTCAAAAAGCGAATGAAGCTAAAAATGCTGATTTAAAAGATATTAATCGTGATTTAGCTAACCATATACAAAAAGATAAAGCCGCCCTTTTAGCTAAAGAAAAGGTTAATAAGCTCAAGACTTTATTGATTGAATGTGAAAAAAGCTATGCTAACCAAACCATTTCTGAGATTGAACTTATATTTCATATCTATAGTGGAAGATTGATACAAAACTACCAGCGAGGTCTTGGACTCTTCATTGAAAGTAGGGAAGGCAATGAATTAAAATTTACAACTGCTGAAAAGTCTGAGCATGACTCGATACTTTCTATGAGCTCTGGGCAACTCTCTGCTGTAGGTCTTGCATTCTTTCTTGCGTTGAATAGAGTGTATGCAACTACGCCTATAATACTGATTGATGATCCAACTCAATCTCTAGATGAAATTAATATAGCTTCCCTAATAGACCTGCTACGCTGTGAACTTAAAGACCGTCAACTAATTGTGTCCTCTCATGAGGAGGATATATCTTCCTATATGAGATACAAATTTTCAAAGGCAGGGCTTAATTCTAGAACGTTCAACATGCAAGAAGTTGTAAAAGAACAAATTTGATATAAAGAATAGCAAATGTGCTCTAATTACAATTACCTTCGATGCCATTCAAAGCCAAAGTAAAATGGTCTTAACCAAATATTGAAATGTAATATTAAGTTATTTTATCCAGTGTTCACGCATAGGCTGACCCAATTTTTAAAGATAGCCTTGTCAAACCCTAATCCCGCATAGCCGCAAGCGCCTTTGCTAGCTCATCACGGGCGCCGATAAAGCCATCAATGCCTTTAGGTAACAAGTTCTGGGTGACCTTATCTTGTTGATAAGCCGCACTAAATTCTTCATGGGTCAGGCTTACCTTTTTCATATCATCCAAATCCATAGACATACTTGGCGACAGCTGGCGTGTCACTTCAACATCC
This sequence is a window from Psychrobacter jeotgali. Protein-coding genes within it:
- a CDS encoding solute carrier family 23 protein; translated protein: MNLTNNPDFENGRWFPNWRPYTGDLDLNPVGINEYLPPAKSLLLGIQHTFAMFGATVLAPLLMGFDANLAILMSGICTVMFFVITGGRMPSYLGSSFAFIGPVIAVTAYAGVGFNSNLDVALGGIMVCGIIYALVGLLVMKTGTGWIESLMPPIVTGAIVMIIGLNLAPVTIQGVSANQFDAWMAALTVLLISGVAVFTRGMLRRLLLLIGLILSYVIYYLVTNIMGYGTPIDFSGVQAAAWIGLPDIHTPRFELSAIVLIAPVAFILVAENLGHFKAVEGMTKARVTPYMGRAFFADGLATTFSAGFGGTGVTTYAENIGVMAVTKVYSTTIFVVAGLVAILLGLSPKFGAIIQTIPPALLGGASIIVFGLIAIAGAKIWLDNRIDFTKNSNLIVAAVTVIMGTGNFSLHIGGFDLGGIGTATLTAIVLNALFNRQKA
- a CDS encoding DMT family transporter; translation: MADAASRSASIGLVIGCIIFGLGSLIVAHVDIGGWAMSFWRLAISGVVFTILAKMTGQRLPRSRRAVVYGLLSGVFLGLDLALWHESIYAVGPGISTLLNSLQIFFLAAIGFLFFSERQSILQLISLCLAMLGVALIGSPEFAQNTAATWGFVTGIVSGAMLAASMSFIRKTHDTEPTPIFILMQLVSVGGVLAMIIPMLILDSGNIMPSTWSELGWILIYGAVMQCLAWGLIAYSIPKLSLAITGLLLLSEPIAALVIDYSWLGKSINTLQWSGAFLTMFAIYLGSLNPKPRTLRRYRFFSRFYKRKF
- a CDS encoding WG repeat-containing protein encodes the protein MDQSNIYKTSYRTTSLQNISKAFYLLFASIMATLLRLSIAISVVVGSVFMVSTVQAASCKVPKSYYKNVSCTADSNYFLAKKDFGAPVALIDKNGKKVADLMDFQRVDGAKIAGGLMPVQRNSRVGYVNMQGRLVIPTMYDILKDDQGWARPVSEGRIVVKRNGHYGVINTSNQTIVPFSSAITNIDNYRGGIAKVRKNQALSRLDKNGKTTSDPNAKAETKAPVQASDNRVNPSIPLPFTTLQPHQQDGKWGFVDEKKVTMITYSFDDVRPFSEGLAGVRVDDNWGFVNLGGDLVIPFRYDNKITKAHDNYNGVSAFVFNNGKAWVGNLNNGDKMCIDKQGETVSCD
- a CDS encoding alpha/beta fold hydrolase produces the protein MIDPKHSQSFSHSDDLDAADSSAVSYYYPTPAWQQFGKHAWRASDLNDDLYQAMIDIGDGIELCVEAGGDPTNPPLLMIMGLGSQMVFWPNDFVKRLIDAGFFVIRFDNRDIGLSSKVQIEGLPRVSQLKMMMRLQTGLSNKSQQVAYNLTDMAEDTVRLIKALNLGSTHLLGASMGGMIAQIAAARYPSLVKRMALMFTTTNRAFLKPPRPKQLYTLINRPESHSERDIVRHSVWFMKTVGTPGHVNVRTVREIAKIRYQRNFHPLGTVQQLNAILASGSISRFSKQVKAPTIVIHGSADGLLPASQGRVVAKTIPNAAFHLIEGMAHDIPTYYQPYLVELIQKHLLD
- a CDS encoding rubredoxin — its product is MKRYECIVCGWIYDEELGCPEEGIAPGTKWEDIPDDWTCPECGVGKLDFEMVEF
- a CDS encoding adenine phosphoribosyltransferase, with amino-acid sequence MSATAKPLNTESELSDDITTDHPFWQIIRTVPDFPKPGIDFYDITPLLRSHINEVIDALLAALPKGLMDEVDCLGAVEARGFVFASLLAGRLGKGMILLRKPGKLPPPVANKAYALEYGKDTLEMQNNLPPERVLLVDDILATGGTLTTAYELCKSAEHTVVGALVLLDLVDLHGKFPVPVYTVLRA
- the copM gene encoding CopM family metallochaperone; translated protein: MASINRSRLAMLTASVSTALMLSACQPANDTDVIDGAATEDVATVDMTEAEAAAVNDAHEMAAEGRPTTPMYKEYNDSMIKMHDEMMDGMNYNDPDAAFAKGMLGHHIGAVDMAEIQLKYGSDPEMRQLAQEIIDAQKAEIEQMQTWLANNPDAAEATADTAAMQKAYADGMDAMHDEMMLGIADPDPDMAFARGMLPHHVGAVDMAEVQLKYGKDAEMRNLAQEVIDAQQPEIEQMRNWITANGGKVPGA
- a CDS encoding ABC-three component system protein encodes the protein MDDERQYPHSAIATWSGFVYQGKVALYHCLKLIIEGYDDFELQLDSTEDFAIYRDGLLVSAHQVKAMVSEYRSSYKSALEKAAEIEGDRIEDSVRYLHVSVNLNDVNDYTADNGELVKIYRYGTKKYCGLGDIKGLSESLILEIFENNNVEAPLSTDESYLKTNYSAISEKISTNAIETHRKIQVDKIPKDEAAYCSRIHVKDIISSLFNNNPYENIKYFTSTLKADLSDYMEEKIANNLNGLSNEQMIRARYLFEHIYKLEDEYLKRLCQLINPCENFSKVRDSDIFHYSSLIQKFCIDPVFDGVPHYRDKENNFYLPTAISLIDEDGTTQCINQIIKQAKNNNHLLQLLYEYGNLIASHTPKSFVVNSKITNISDQDTANSVEQYDNIIKPLHVRIVKINDAEELINA
- a CDS encoding ABC-three component system middle component 1, which codes for MLKDILSDALEEHDFRLESETEFSKYYILQEESAIRFAIIYELYDVVSAEELNTLVTKNSPSSFLENPAYKKNSDLICILKIEHLASFKSIEDEIFAIEEDPYQYKKYVLYYIDAEEAIIKDINFNDLKKVISDKHQFTQYKIDPLQPSMYSLAARIFIKLPFLELPHNNDKLIPLKHQAQEAVSENELSSLYEKIQKSQTMEYDEDKLIEELINNEMENI
- a CDS encoding recombinase RecF, which translates into the protein MKWKISRIEISSFKAFKHILLDAEDSSLVTLDGPNGFGKTSTFDAIELLLTGQISRIKRLFRVVMLDKKKNYTDNLYWNTRSSHLDIWIKIEFKDEENTLVLARKASVEDVEKKTNNKADIFDYFFLYELECFESNDFYTQNMRDESFIKSKFGEGFVENYSILNYLEQGQNQYLLSTKVDKRKNDLENLIKTSEINIEIGNCKSVERKLSSFINNSDRAKKKIELETRRSSLLETLGGDQDSNNYIRISTTAAIPTWDMEALPSSYRSEDYTMYESEVQELINLVPFKEAIKNRIYNIKIDTYLSSNKELIKILAKVGNDIYLKEELDKAKKEIDLLQIAKAILQKDEKEIKFSEIQQNAVLNSSNIEHLEIMIIYRNELLSSTSEKSAIANELHNLKEKIIKEHYKLHPNDHSCPLCNTDWHSQEKLLSVIKEREESIADSLSSEDKKLYELLSLIRADLDIILESINSKYEPLIINYQSELHQFLINNHEKITNIESLIDRLKELNIPYPISFVANNVEVDENFLALSNSIRLLKKIENQILPINWENTITTVFKDIEDFYKVQSDDLLKKIKYIIQKANEAKNADLKDINRDLANHIQKDKAALLAKEKVNKLKTLLIECEKSYANQTISEIELIFHIYSGRLIQNYQRGLGLFIESREGNELKFTTAEKSEHDSILSMSSGQLSAVGLAFFLALNRVYATTPIILIDDPTQSLDEINIASLIDLLRCELKDRQLIVSSHEEDISSYMRYKFSKAGLNSRTFNMQEVVKEQI